In Brachypodium distachyon strain Bd21 chromosome 2, Brachypodium_distachyon_v3.0, whole genome shotgun sequence, one genomic interval encodes:
- the LOC100830513 gene encoding UDP-glycosyltransferase 73C1 — MYTAAATGTYSSSISHIASCRRCCPAPGFTTFATTSAMTFANGEESGRARAHFVLVPMMAQGHTIPMTDMARLLAQHGAQVSIITTPVNASRLAGFIADVDAAGLAVQLVQLRFPAVEFGLPDGCENLDLVQSSDLLVNFLDACGALREPLAALLREQQHPPPSCIISDVMHWWTGDIARELGIPRLAFIGFCGFSSLARYIIFHHKVFEDVTDENELITIPGFPTPLELTKAKSPGGIVIPGIESIRDKILEEELRCDGEVMNSFQELETLYIESFEQMTGKKVWTVGPMCLCNQDSNTMAARGNTASMDEAQCLQWLDSMKPGSVIFVSFGSLACTAPQQLIELGLGLEASKKPFIWVIKAGDKFPEVEEWLADGFEKRVKDRGMIIRGWAPQVMILWHQAIGGFMTHCGWNSTIEGICAGVPMITWPHFAEQFLNEKLLVDVLKTGVEVGVKEVTQWGQEHKEVMVTRNAVEKAVCTVMDEGEAAEELRMRAKDYAIKAKRAFSEEGSSYNNVRLLIQEMGNRTNAWGVNIK; from the exons ATGTACACCGCTGCCGCCACAGGGACCTACAGTAGCTCAATATCCCATATCGCATCGTGCCGGCGTTGCTGTCCAGCTCCGGGCTTCACCACCTTCGCTACCACTTCAGCCATGACCTTTGCCAACGGCGAGGAGAGCGGCCGCGCAAGGGCGCACTTTGTGCTTGTCCCGATGATGGCGCAGGGCCACACCATTCCCATGACCGACATGGCCCGCCTGCTGGCTCAGCACGGTGCGCAGGTCAGCATCATCACCACGCCTGTGAACGCCTCCAGGTTAGCGGGCTTCATTGCTGACGTGGATGCGGCGGGCCTGGCGGTCCAGCTCGTGCAGCTCCGCTTCCCGGCCGTGGAGTTCGGCCTACCGGACGGGTGCGAGAACCTAGACTTGGTTCAGTCCAGTGATCTGCTCGTGAACTTCTTGGATGCCTGCGGCGCGCTCCGGGAACCGCTTGCAGCGCTCCTCCGTGAACAGCAGCACCCGCCTCCGAGCTGCATAATATCCGACGTGATGCACTGGTGGACTGGTGACATTGCAAGGGAGCTCGGTATCCCCAGGCTCGCCTTTATTGGATTCTGTGGCTTCTCGTCTCTTGCCAG GTACATCATTTTTCACCACAAAGTATTCGAAGACGTCACAGACGAGAACGAGCTCATCACCATCCCGGGATTCCCTACGCCACTGGAGTTGACAAAGGCTAAATCCCCTGGAGGCATTGTCATTCCCGGTATTGAGAGTATCCGTGATAAGATCTTAGAGGAGGAGCTGAGATGTGATGGTGAGGTCATGAACAGCTTCCAAGAGCTGGAGACTTTGTACATTGAATCCTTTGAGCAGATGACAGGGAAGAAGGTCTGGACGGTCGGGCCAATGTGCCTCTGCAACCAAGACAGCAACACAATGGCTGCAAGAGGAAACACGGCATCAATGGATGAGGCACAGTGCTTGCAATGGCTTGATTCAATGAAGCCAGGCTCAGTGATCTTTGTCAGCTTTGGCAGCCTTGCCTGTACTGCACCTCAGCAACTTATTGAGCTGGGACTGGGACTTGAAGCCTCCAAGAAACCATTTATTTGGGTAATCAAAGCAGGGGATAAGTTTCCAGAAGTCGAGGAATGGCTTGCAGATGGGTTTGAGAAGCGTGTCAAAGACAGAGGCATGATCATAAGGGGCTGGGCACCACAGGTGATGATCCTGTGGCACCAAGCAATTGGAGGATTCATGACACACTGCGGATGGAACTCAACAATAGAGGGCATCTGTGCGGGTGTTCCCATGATCACGTGGCCACACTTTGCAGAGCAGTTTTTGAATGAGAAGCTACTGGTGGATGTGTTGAAAACTGGGGTCGAGGTTGGAGTGAAAGAAGTTACACAGTGGGGACAAGAACACAAAGAGGTTATGGTTACAAGAAATGCTGTGGAAAAAGCAGTATGCACCGTGATGGATGAGGGGGAGGCTGCAGAGGAATTGAGGATGAGAGCAAAGGACTATGCCATCAAGGCGAAGAGGGCTTTCAGTGAGGAAGGCTCTTCATATAACAATGTAAGGCTGTTGATTCAAGAAATGGGAAACAGGACAAATGCTTGGGGTGTAAACATAAAGTGA
- the LOC100845066 gene encoding LOW QUALITY PROTEIN: putative pentatricopeptide repeat-containing protein At3g15930 (The sequence of the model RefSeq protein was modified relative to this genomic sequence to represent the inferred CDS: inserted 1 base in 1 codon; deleted 2 bases in 1 codon) yields the protein MLARGATPDAYTFQPLLKAVTAAAERGAVGDAVHAHVVKFGMELNAHVASSLVLMYAARRDGAVARTLLDAWPARGGDTPVVWNALISGHRRSRQFRLSAALSWIWWTGVVPTPVTYITVLSACGKDKYIWLGMQVHKCVVASGVLPDLKVGNALIDMYAECSEMDAAWELFEGMEVRNTVSWTSVISGFLRLGQVDQARTLFDCMPERDTVSWTAMIDGYVQAGQFREALEMFREMQFSKVRADEFTMVSVVTACAQLGALETGEWARIYMSRHGIKMDTFVGNALIDMYSKCGSIQQALDVFKEMYIRDKFTWTAVILGLAVNCHGEEAINMFYWMLRVFEAPDEVTFXGVLTACTHAGLVDKGRDFFLSMTGSYGIAPNVMHFGCLIDLNVMHYG from the exons ATGCTGGCACGCGGAGCCACACCCGACGCGTACACGTTCCAGCCCTTGCTCAAGGCGGTGACAGCGGCCGCGGAGCGGGGCGCAGTTGGGGATGCTGTTCACGCGCACGTGGTTAAGTTCGGCATGGAACTGAACGCCCATGTGGCGAGCTCGCTGGTCCTCATGTATGCGGCCAGGCGCGACGGCGCGGTGGCCCGGACTCTGCTGGACGCGTGGCCTGCGAGGGGTGGAGACACGCCCGTGGTGTGGAATGCGCTTATCTCCGGCCACAGGAGGAGCAGGCAGTTCAGGCTGTCTGCTGCCCTTTCGTGGATATGGT GGACCGGTGTGGTGCCGACGCCTGTGACCTACATCACGGTGCTCTCAGCTTGTGGGAAAGACAAGTACATCTGGCTTGGAATGCAGGTGCACAAGTGCGTCGTGGCAAGCGGGGTGCTGCCTGATCTCAAGGTGGGGAATGCGCTTATAGATATGTACGCGGAATGCAGTGAGATGGACGCAGCTTGGGAGTTGTTTGAAGGCATGGAGGTCAGGAATACTGTGTCCTGGACATCGGTTATCTCTGGGTTTCTGAGACTAGGCCAGGTTGATCAAGCCAGGACACTGTTTGATTGTATGCCTGAGAGGGACACCGTCTCCTGGACTGCTATGATTGATGGTTATGTACAAGCTGGCCAGTTCAGAGAGGCATTGGAGATGTTCCGTGAGATGCAATTTAGCAAGGTGAGGGCAGATGAGTTCACAATGGTCAGCGTAGTCACGGCATGCGCGCAGCTTGGTGCTTTAGAAACAGGTGAATGGGCAAGGATTTACATGAGCAGGCATGGGATCAAGATGGATACTTTCGTTGGCAATGCACTCATAGACATGTATTCAAAGTGTGGGAGCATTCAGCAGGCGTTGGATGTGTTCAAAGAGATGTACATTCGAGATAAGTTTACTTGGACTGCTGTTATACTTGGTCTTGCGGTAAATTGCCACGGTGAGGAGGCTATCAATATGTTTTACTGGATGCTTAGGGTGTTTGAAGCTCCAGATGAGGTGACAT ATGGTGTCCTCACTGCATGCACTCATGCTGGCTTGGTCGACAAAGGACGAGACTTCTTTCTCAGCATGACTGGGTCCTATGGGATTGCTCCTAATGTGATGCATTTTGGATGCTTAATCGATCTTAATGTGATGCATTATGGATGA